The proteins below are encoded in one region of Motilibacter peucedani:
- a CDS encoding HNH endonuclease signature motif containing protein, translating to MHDDALPPADAVHGPVAHPPTTLAPPLPSDDEWGSPWELGEDAPDTWVDRWAAEWSDVVELPQPVDELSAGAALAAARPSAGLASLLAAMEDDELRRAWAAAAGSRLGDPSRDLAELEVGLAQAWDRALAWVTARREAALARAAVAVETMLPPALAARWQGEGAAAAELAAALRISPRSIAGEVNRAERLLEAHPGTAWLLREGLVSPGHARAVREECAVLTDPALVAAVESTVLRKAPEQTAPELRRATRRAVARLDPDGEAERHELAVSESVGVSLVRLPDALVQITAVLPAPAGQAVMAGLDRLVDGLLAEQLTGGARPGDTSEPGSADGLHPLLAGPGEHTSGLPRRRLRADALALLMTALDDPDVLPSLVRSTPAQPAVHVTVSLETLLGLSDAPGELAGYGPVPAPMARALAADGAWRRLVTDPLTGTLVDLSPHTYRPGARLRAYVVAADQHCSHPGCSRPATDCDLDHIQPFDHDRPERGGATTAVNLAPRCRRDHNVKTWFAWTVTRAPDGTLVHRTPLGRAYTTSRSPLPTAHLSRPGKPSTSPEDRAA from the coding sequence ATGCACGACGACGCACTGCCGCCCGCGGACGCCGTCCACGGTCCGGTCGCACATCCTCCGACGACCCTGGCGCCACCCCTACCGTCCGACGACGAGTGGGGCTCGCCGTGGGAACTCGGCGAGGACGCGCCGGACACCTGGGTCGACAGGTGGGCGGCGGAGTGGTCCGACGTCGTCGAACTCCCGCAGCCGGTCGACGAGCTGTCCGCAGGTGCCGCGCTCGCCGCAGCGCGGCCGTCCGCTGGGCTCGCGTCGCTGCTGGCGGCGATGGAGGACGACGAGCTGCGCCGGGCGTGGGCCGCGGCGGCGGGGTCCCGCCTGGGAGACCCGTCGCGCGACCTCGCCGAGCTCGAGGTCGGCCTCGCCCAGGCGTGGGACAGAGCGCTCGCATGGGTGACCGCGCGCCGGGAGGCGGCACTGGCCCGCGCGGCCGTCGCGGTCGAGACGATGCTCCCGCCGGCGCTCGCCGCCCGCTGGCAGGGCGAAGGAGCGGCGGCAGCGGAGCTGGCGGCCGCCCTGCGCATCTCTCCGCGGTCGATCGCCGGTGAGGTCAACCGAGCCGAGCGGCTGCTCGAGGCGCACCCCGGCACCGCGTGGCTGCTCCGCGAGGGGCTCGTCTCGCCCGGGCACGCACGGGCCGTGCGCGAGGAGTGCGCCGTCCTCACCGACCCCGCTCTCGTCGCGGCCGTGGAGTCCACGGTCCTGCGGAAGGCGCCCGAGCAGACGGCGCCCGAGCTGCGCCGGGCGACCCGGCGCGCGGTGGCCCGGCTCGACCCTGACGGTGAGGCCGAGCGGCACGAGCTCGCGGTCAGCGAGTCGGTCGGGGTCAGCCTCGTCCGGCTGCCGGACGCGCTCGTCCAGATCACCGCGGTGCTGCCCGCCCCCGCCGGGCAGGCGGTCATGGCCGGGCTCGACCGGCTGGTCGACGGGCTGCTGGCCGAGCAGCTGACCGGCGGCGCCCGGCCCGGCGACACGTCGGAGCCCGGCAGCGCTGACGGCCTGCACCCGCTGCTCGCCGGGCCAGGTGAGCACACCTCCGGGCTGCCGAGGCGGCGGCTGCGGGCCGACGCCCTCGCGCTGCTCATGACGGCGCTCGACGACCCCGACGTGCTGCCGTCGCTCGTGCGCAGCACGCCCGCGCAGCCCGCGGTGCACGTCACGGTCAGCCTCGAGACGCTGCTCGGGCTGAGCGACGCGCCGGGCGAGCTCGCCGGCTACGGTCCCGTCCCTGCGCCGATGGCCCGCGCCCTCGCGGCAGACGGGGCCTGGCGACGGCTCGTCACCGATCCCCTGACCGGCACGCTGGTCGACCTCAGCCCGCACACCTACCGACCGGGCGCACGCCTGCGCGCTTACGTCGTCGCCGCCGACCAGCACTGCAGCCATCCCGGCTGCAGCCGACCGGCGACCGACTGCGACCTCGACCACATCCAACCCTTCGACCACGACCGACCGGAGCGCGGAGGCGCGACGACCGCCGTCAACCTCGCACCACGGTGCCGGAGGGACCACAACGTCAAGACATGGTTCGCATGGACCGTGACGAGAGCGCCCGACGGCACCCTCGTCCATCGCACACCGCTGGGCCGCGCCTACACGACCAGCAGATCACCGCTGCCCACAGCACACCTCAGCAGGCCGGGCAAGCCGTCGACCTCGCCTGAAGACCGTGCCGCCTGA